The genomic window CTTTCGGTGATCCTGTTCATGCGCGGGCTGCTGAGCCACGCCTTCACCCGGATCTATTTCCCCGAGGACATCGCGGCGCTGGCGGCCGATCCGGTGCTGGCCCTGGTGCCGGAGGCGCGGCGGGAAACGCTGGTGGCGCGGCGGCTGGTGGTGCCGGGGCTGCCTGCCTACGGCTTCGACATCCGCATGCAGGGCGATGGCGAGACGGTGTTCTTCGATGTCTGAGCATGAACGCGAAACGGGGCTGTTCACGGGCTCGGTGCTGTTCGGCGGGCTGTGGTCGGATGGCGAGGTGGCGCAGCTGCTGGCGGACCGCGCATTGATCGGCGCGATGCTGGAGGTGGAGGCGGTGCTGGCCGAGGCGGGGGAGGCGGCCGGGCTGGTGCCGGCGGCGGCGGCCGCCGCGATCGCCGCCACTGCCCGCGGGCTCGACATCGACCCGGAGATGCTGGCGGCGGCCACGGCGCGGGACGGCGTGCCGGTCCCGGCACTGGTGCAGAGGCTGAGACGGGCGGTGACCGGCGAGGCGGCCGGCTTCGTGCATCTGGGCGCCACCAGCCAGGATGTGCTGGACAGCGCCATGATGCGTCAGGCCGGGCAGGTTCTGGCGGTGATCGACCGGCGGCTGGCGGGGCTGGTGGCACGGCTGACCGCGCTTGCGGATGCGCATCGGGCGACGATGATGGCCGGGCGGACCCGGGGGCAGATTGCCCTGCCGGTGCCGCTGGGCCTGAGGGTGGCCGGCTGGGTGGCACCGCTGATCCGCCATCGCCGGCGCCTGGACGAAATGAAGCCGCGGCTGCTGGTCGCGACCCTGGGCGGGCCCGTGGGCAGCCTGTCGGGCATCGACCCCGGCGCGGCGGCGCGGCTGGAGGCGGCCTTCGCCGCCCGGCTGGGCCTGACCCTGCCGCCGATGCCGGGCCATGCCCAGCGCGACGGCCTGGCCGAACTGGGGAGCTGGCTGTCGCTGGTGGCGGGGGCGCTGGGCAAGATCGGCGCCGATCTGCTGATCATGGCGCGGAGCGAGATCGCGGAGGTACGGATCGGCGGCGCCGGCGGATCTTCGGCCATGCCGCACAAGCGCAACCCGGTGCGGGCGGAGCTGCTGGTTGCGGCAGCGCGCGAGGTTGCGGGGCGGTTAAGCGCGCTGCATGGCGCGCTGATCCATGCCGAGGAGCGCGACGGCGCCGCCTGGACGGCGGAATGGCAGAGCTGGCCGGCCATGGCGGTGGTGACCGCGGCGGCGCTGAACCATGCAGACGGGCTGCTGGACGATCTGGAGATCGATGCGCCGGCGATGCAGGCGCGCGCAGGCGATGGCGGCGATCGCGGATCGGCCGACCGTTTCATCGACCGGGTGATCGCCGAAGCGGCGCTGCGGGACGGCAGGCCTTCGGGCGGGGAGCTTTCGGGGGAGGGGGAGGATGCGTGAACGCACCCAGGTCGCGATCATCGGCGCAGGGCCCGCGGGGCTGCTGCTCGGTCAGCTGCTTCACAAGCATGGCATCGCCTCGGTGATCCTGGAACGGCGCAGCCGGGCCTATTGCGAAGGCCGGATCCGCGCCGGCGTGCTGGAACAGGGCACGGTGGATCTGCTGGACGAGGCAGGCGTCGCAGACCGGCTGCATCGCGAGGGGCTGGTGCATGGCGGCATCCATATCTCGCTGGATGGCCACCGGGTCCATGTGGATCTGGCCGGCCGTGCCGGCGGGCGCCATGTGACGGTCTATGGCCAGACCGAGGTGGTGAAAGACCTGATCCGCGCACGGCTGGACGTTCCCGACGCCCTGCATTTCGAGGCGGACGAGGTGATGCCGCAAGGCTTCGAGGGATCTGCGCCCTTCGTCACCTGGCGCGATGCCGAGGGCCGGAGCCGGCGGC from Tistrella mobilis includes these protein-coding regions:
- a CDS encoding lyase family protein; protein product: MSEHERETGLFTGSVLFGGLWSDGEVAQLLADRALIGAMLEVEAVLAEAGEAAGLVPAAAAAAIAATARGLDIDPEMLAAATARDGVPVPALVQRLRRAVTGEAAGFVHLGATSQDVLDSAMMRQAGQVLAVIDRRLAGLVARLTALADAHRATMMAGRTRGQIALPVPLGLRVAGWVAPLIRHRRRLDEMKPRLLVATLGGPVGSLSGIDPGAAARLEAAFAARLGLTLPPMPGHAQRDGLAELGSWLSLVAGALGKIGADLLIMARSEIAEVRIGGAGGSSAMPHKRNPVRAELLVAAAREVAGRLSALHGALIHAEERDGAAWTAEWQSWPAMAVVTAAALNHADGLLDDLEIDAPAMQARAGDGGDRGSADRFIDRVIAEAALRDGRPSGGELSGEGEDA